TCGGTCAGGACGGCGTCGGTGACCTCGTCGTCGGGCAGGTCGCGCAGCGAGACGGCACCCACCGCGTGCTCCTGCACGAGGATCATCGAGTCGTCGGACTCGGCGACGCCGAGCAGGCGCGGCGTGCGGACGCCTGCGGCGCGGGCCGCGTAGGCGAGCAGCGCGGTGCGTTCGGCCACGGCCTTGAGCGAGATCGCGGCGCGGCCCTCGATGCCGCGCAGGCGCAGCGAGCGCCACAGCCGGGTGAGGAAGCCGACGACCTGCCGGTCGCCGTCGAGCACGACGACGTCGCGGCGCACACCGTCCTCGGTGAACATCGCGTAGACGCGGTTGTCCCCGGAGCGGGCGAGGGCGATCGCGGCGGGGTCCGACGGCGCCTCGGCGGGCTCGCTGATGCCCTGGCCCAGCGCGCCGGACAGGTGGTCGCCCGTGAGGCGCGCGTCGGCGGTCAGGGCCGAGTCCTCGTCGGAACCCGCGATGCGCACGACGCCGACGTGGACCTCGGCCGTGATCTCGCCGTCGGAGTTGACCTCGGTGATGGGGTCCTCGGCGGCCTCGGCCAGCTCGGCGGGCTGGGACACGTCGCGCACGCGCACGAGGGCGGTGGGCGAGTAGCCGGCCCGGCGGACGCCGTCGACCAGGTGCGGACCGTAGGCGCGCTCGCTGCGGACGCCGGACACCCACCGGACCGTGTTGCCCGCGATGCGGCCGAGCAGGAGCGTGATGATCGCGCCGGGCAGCGAGACCTGGGCCGTGATGAGGACGACGCCGAGCGCGATGAACAGCAGGTTCCAGGACCAGGCGACCGTCCGGCGTCGCGTGCGGGGACCCGCTGCGGTGAGGAGTCCGCTGATCGCGGCGACGTAGCCGGGGATGCTGAGCTGCCACTCGCCCCGGATGCGGACGGAGAGCCCTTGGATCAGGTCGTCGGACCCGAACATCATGACGGAGTAGGTCAGCGCGATGCCCAGGACCATGCCCAGCGCGGCGGCGGCGATCGACTCGACGACCTGGCGCCCGAGCTTGCGGATGCCCAGCTCGATGAGGACGGCCGTGGGGATCGCGAGGGTCACGAGCCCTTCGAGGACCGCGACGGGGATGAAGAGGATCCGGGCGAGGAGGTCGGAGAAGCCCTGGACGTCCTCGGCGACGCCCGCCGTGGTGCCGTGCGCGTACACGGACATGAACATGACCAGTGCGATTCCCAGGGCGCACAGCACGATCCCGACGAGGTCGCTGGGGTGGCGAACGCGGGACTCGGGGGTGTCGACGATCATGACGGTCGGGTCGGTGCCGTCCCCGACCGGGCGCGGCGTCGTGAGGAAGGCGCGGAACGAGCGGGGGTCGGGCGCTGGGGGCTCGGGGTTCGCGCGCGATCCGACCTCGTGCACCTGCGGGCGCGGCCCGGCCGTCGCCGGAGGACCGGCCGGGTCGTGAGCGCGCGCAGACATGCTTGCGAGTCTAGGGCGGGAGGCCCCAGGAGGCGCGGTATTACGCCACTTTCGGACGGGTGATTTGCCCGCTTGCTCCCGGTGCCGGGGGTGCTTCGGCGCGCGAGTGTGACCAACCTCCAGCACCATGAACCCAGGTAGCGCTCCCACCTGACCTGCGACGACGAGGTGTCATGGACGTCCGCGCTCAGGGGCTCGGCGCACGACGCGAACGGTGGTGGCTCATGGTCCGGAGCAGGCGCAGGGAGCGGGCGGCCGTCGGGGTCGCCGAGCCTCCCCACGCGTTCAAGAACGTCTGGTGGCTCCCGGTGGTGCGCGGGGTGCTCCTGGTGGTCCTGGGGCTGCTGCTCATGATCCAGCCGCTCGAGGCGCTCGAGACGTTGCGCTGGGTGTTCGGGATCTTCCTCGTCGCGGACGCGGTCCTCGTCGCGGCCCAGGGCCTGGCCCACCGCAAGCAGGTGGGCTGGCGGTGGTGGCTCGCCCAGGCGGTCGTCGACGTGCTCTTCGGGGTCGCGATCTCGTTCTGGCCCGACCTCAGCGCGACGGCGCTCTACTACGTCCTGGTCGTGTGGGTCCTGGTCCTGGGGGTCGTGGCCGTCGTGGGGGCGGCGGGGCTCGTGCGCAACCGTGACCTGGGGTGGCCGTGGATGCTGACGTCCGGCATCGTGTCGGCGTTGTTCGGCCTGCTGCTCGTCACCCGACCGGTCGACGCGGGCGACGTCCTGAGCCTGACGGTCGTCGTGTTCGGCCTCTACGCGTTCGTCGCGGGGGCGATCCACGTGGTCTCGGGCTTCGGGGTGCGTTCGGTCGCGCGCGAGCTCGCCGACCTGCGTGCGCAGGCGGTCGCCGCGGGAGTGGTCGTCACGGGCGGGTCGGTCCTGGGTGCGGGGCCGTCGGCCCCGGTGGTCGCGGAGGCGACGGCGGCGCCCGCTCCGGTCCCGGGCGAGGTGCAACCCTCCGGCCCGACGGCGGAGCTCGCCCCGGGCAGGGAGGTCCCGGGCGAGGTGGCCGGGCCGGGAGACGGGCTCGTGATCGAGGACGGGGCTGCGGTGTCGGGTGGGCCCGTCGCCGGGGCCGGTACCGGTGCGGGCACCGAGGCCGGTACCGAGCGGGCGGTCGACGCACGGGCCGACGACCCGGTTTCCGCCGACGGTCCGGAACCTGCCGACGACCCGGACGGGGTGACCTGGCCGCGCGAGCCGGGCTCCGGCGCCGGGCAGGGGACGCCCCCTCGGTGAGAGGCGCGATGACAGCGCTGCCACCACGACGCGCCGCGCCGCGAAACGACCGTGACGCACCGGAACGTACTCCTGGGTAACTTCACCCGTGTGACCTGTCTCACCATGTGGAGGCTGGAGTTACGACCCGGTAACAACATCACCGGAACCGCACCATCTCGCCCTTCGCGGGTGCTCGACCGAAACAACGGTGTGTTAGACATCACGCACCTTGGTCACAGCGCCAGGTCGTGGGAGCGCCACCGCGCACCCACCTCACGACCCCGAAGAAGAGGTGTGACGGATGACGACCGTTTCCAGGAAGCGGCTCCTCGCCGCAACGGCGGGCATCGCCGTCGTGACGCTCACGCTCACGGCGTGCGGCAGCGGCGGGAACGACGACGACGGGGGCGGCGGCGCGAGCGCCGGCGGCGCCCTGACCATCGGCACGACCGACAAGGTCACGACGCTCGACCCGGCCGGCTCCTACGACAACGGGTCCTTCGCGGTCATGAACCAGGTGTTCCCGTTCCTCCTGAACACCCCCTACGGCAGCCCCGACGTCGAGCCCGACATCGCGGAGTCCGCCGAGTTCACCGGCCCCACCGAGTACACCGTGAAGCTCAAGCCGGGCCTGAAGTTCGCCAACGGCAACGACCTCACGTCCTCCGACGTGAAGTTCACGTTCGACCGCCAGGTCGCGATCAACGACGAGAACGGGCCCGCCTCGCTGCTCTACAACCTGGCGAGCGTCGCCGCGCCCGACGACACGACCGTCGTCTTCACGCTCACGTCGCCCGACGACCAGGTGTTCCCGCAGATCCTGTCCAGCCCGGCCGGCCCCATCGTCGACGAGGACGTGTTCGCGGCCGACGCCCTGACGCCGGACGCCGACATCGTCGCGGGCAAGGCGTTCGCGGGCCAGTACTCGATCGCGAAGTACGACTTCAACAACCTCATCTCCTACGAGGCCAACCCCGACTACCAGGGCGTGCTCGGCAAGGCCGCGACTGCCACGGTCAACACCAAGTACTACGCCGACGCGTCGAACCTCAAGCTCGACATCCAGGAGGGCAACATCGACGTCGCCTTCCGCAGCCTGTCCGCGACCGACATCGACGACCTGCGGGGCAACGACAAGGTCAAGGTCGTCGACGGCCCCGGCGGAGAGATCCGCTACATCACGTTCAACTTCGACTCCCAGCCCTACGGTGCCACGGCCGACGGCGCGGACCCGGCCAAGGCCCTCGCCGTGCGCCAGGCGGTCGCGGACCTGATCGACCGCGAGGCCATCGCGAGCCAGGTCTACAAGGGCACCTACACGCCGCTGTACTCGTACGTCCCCGCGGGCCTGACCGGAGCGGTCGAGCCGCTCAAGGAGCTCTACGGCGACGGCCAGGGCGGACCTGACGCCGACAAGGCCAAGGCGGCCCTCGAGGCGGCCGGGGTCACGGTGCCCGTCGTGCTCGACCTGCAGTACAGCAACGACCACTACGGTCCGTCCTCCGGTGAGGAGTACGCGCTCATCAAGGACCAGCTCGAGGAGAGCGGCCTGTTCACGGTCAACCTGCAGACGACCGAGTGGGTCCAGTACGCCAAGGACCGCACGGCCGACGTGTACCCGGCGTACCAGCTCGGCTGGTTCCCGGACTACTCCGACGCCGACAACTACCTCACGCCGTTCTTCCTCCAGGAGAACTTCCTCGCGAACCACTACGACGACCAGGAGGTCAACGACCTGATCCTCCAGCAGGCCGCCACGCCCGACCCGGCGGCCCGCACGGCACTCATCGAGGACATCCAGAACAAGGTCGCCGAGGACCTCTCGACCGTCCCCTACCTCCAGGGCGCGCAGGTCGCCGTCGTGGGCACCGGTGTCGAGGGGACCGAGAAGACGCTCGACGCGTCCTTCAAGTTCCGTTACGGCGCGCTCTCGAAGGGCTGATCCCACGGGCGCTCGGGGTGGTCGGGCCGATGACGTCCCGACCACCCCGAGCCCAGCCGGCTCGGCACGCCCGAGCCCGCGCAGCAGCACCGCAGGCCACCGAGCAGCGCGGCTCGGACCACGACGAACGGACGACATGACCACGACGACCGACCAGGTGACCACGGCCGACCCGCCGGGCACCGGGACCTCCCGCTCCACCTCCCCGCGGAAGAAGACGTCCGGAGGGGGTGGGCTGGGACGGTACGTCCTGGTCCGGTTCCTCCTCATCATCCCGACCGTCTTCATCCTCGTGACGACCGTGTTCGTCGTCATGCGCTCGACCGGCGACCCCATCACGGCCGCGCTCGGCGGGCGCCTGCGCGCCGACCAGCTCGCCGAGCGCATCCACGAGGCCGGCTACGACCGCCCGATCATCGTCCAGTACCTCGAGTACCTGGGCGGGATCGTGCGCGGCGACTTCGGCACCACGATCAGCGACAACCGTCCGGTGTCCGAGGTCCTCGCGACCTACGGCGCCGCGACGCTCGAGCTCGCGGTCTACGCCCTGATCATCGCGTTCCTGGTCGGCGTGCCTCTCGGGCTCCTCGCCGCGCACCACCGCGACCGGATCCCCGACGCGTTCCTGCGCGTCTTCGCGATCCTCTGCTACGCGACGCCCGTGTTCTTCGCGGGCCTGCTGCTCAAGCTCGTCTTCTCGGTGGGTCTCGGATGGTTCCCCGTCGCGGGGCGCGCGTCCACGGGAGCCGAGCTGCAGATGATGGCCCTGCCCGACCCGTCGGGCTTCTACGTCGTCGACGCGATCCGCACGGGCGACCCTGCTGTCCTGGGCGACGTGCTGATGCACGCGGTCCTGCCGGGCGTCGCCCTGGGCCTGCTGACGGCCGGGGTGTTCCTGCGCCTCGTGCGCACCAACGTCATCGGGACCCTCGCGACCGACTACGTCGACGCGGCACGCTCGCGCGGGGTGTCCGAGCACCGGCTGGTGCGCACGCACGCGTGGCGGCCCGCGCTCATCCCGATCATCACCGTCATGGGCATGCAGATCGCCCTCCTCCTGGCCGGGGCGGTCCTGACCGAGACGACGTTCGAGTGGAAGGGCCTCGGGTTCATGCTCGCGCAGTACCTCCAGGCCCGGGACTTCGTCGCGGTCCAGGGGATCGTCGTCCTGCTGGCCGTGATCGTCGCGGTCACGAACTTCCTCGTGGACGTCCTCGCGGCGTTCATCGACCCGAGGGTGAGGTACTGACATGGCACGCCGACTCTCCTGGGGCCGTCTGCCCGTGGTCCACCAGCTCCGTCAGAGCGTGGGCCTCCAGCGCGGGATGCTCGTCGCGGGCCTGGTCGTCACGGCGCTCTTCCTGCTCACGGCACTGGCCGCGCCGTGGCTCGCGCCGTACGGGTTCAGCCAGCTCCGCAGCGGCGACGTGCTGTTCGGGGCGCAGCAGCCGCCGTCGGCCGAGCACCTGCTCGGTACGACCGTCGGCGGGTACGACGTCCTGTCCCGGGTGATCTGGGGGACGCGCACCGCCGCTCTCGTGATCGTGGTCGCGATCGCGGCGTCGATCGTGATCGGTGTCCTGCTGGGCCTGGTCTCGGGGTACTTCGGGGGCTGGCTCGACCGCGTGCTCGTGGTCGTGTGCGACGCGGTCTACGCGTTCCCGTCGCTGCTCCTCGCGATCCTGCTCGCGATCGTCATCAGCGGCGGTCAGTCGGACCTGTGGGGCGGCATCCTCGCGGCCGCGTTCTCGATCACCGTGGTCTTCATCCCGCAGTACTTCCGCGTGATCCGCGCGGAGACCGTGCGGATCAAGGCCGAGGCGTTCATCGACTCGGCGCGCGTGATCGGCACGCCGCACCGCCGGATCATGGGGCGGCACGTGCTGCGCAACGCGACGCGCACGCTGCCGCTCATCGTGACGCTCAACGCGTCCGAGGCGATCCTCACGCTCGCGGGGCTCGGGTTCCTGGGCTTCGGCATCGAGCCGACGGCCGCGGCCGAGTGGGGCTACGACCTCAACAAGTCCCTGTCCGACGTCACGAGCGGCATCTGGTGGACCGCGCTCTTCCCGGGCCTCGCGATCGTGCTCGCGGTCCTGGGCATCACGCTCGTGGGCGAGAGCCTCAACGACCTCGCGGACCCGCGCCTGCGCAGCCGCCGGGCGGCCGCGGTCGGGGCGGGCGAGGTCGCGGAGACCTCGGTCGTGCCGGGCGGCACGCTCGCGGCCGGCCCCGCGGGGCTGGGCGGGTTGGAAGGTTCGGGGACGCTGGGCGACGAGGGAATCGAGGTGCGCCCGTGAGCGCGCAGCAGGACGCGGTGCCGGGTTCGGCACCCGCACAGGCTTCACGCCCGACGACGTCACGCACCTCGGGTGCGGTCGTCACCGTCCGGGACCTCACGGTCTCGTTCGCGACCGACGCCGGTCCGATCCTCGCGGTCGACGGGGTCGATCTCGAGGTTGCCCCGGGCGAGGTGCTCGCGGTCGTGGGCGAGAGCGGCAGCGGGAAGACCGTGACCGCCAAGACGATCCTCGGCCTGCTGCCGGAGACCGCGACGGCGAGGGGCGCCGTCGTGCTGGCGAACAAGGCGGGGACGAGCGAGTCCGACGTCGTCGCGCTGAGCCGGTCCCAGCTGCGGGCCGTGCGCGGCACGGACGTCGCGATGGTCTTCCAGGAGCCGTCGGCCGCGCTCAACCCGGTCTTCACCGTGGGGTGGCAGATCGTCGAGGGGTTGCGCGCGCACCGGCGCGTGCGGCGCGCGGAAGGTCGCCGACAGGCGATCGACGTGCTGCGCCGGGTCGGCCTCCCCGACCCCGAGACGGCGGTGGACAAGTACCCGCACCAGTTCTCGGGCGGGCAGAAGCAGCGCGTCGTGATCGCGATGGCGCTCGCGCTCGACCCCGGGCTGATCGTCGCCGACGAGCCGACGACCGCGCTCGACGTGACCGTGCAGGCCGAGATCCTCGACCTGCTGCGGCGCTGCCGCGACGAGTTCGGGACCGCGATCGTGCTCATCACGCACAACATGGGCGTCGTCGCGGACCTCGCGGACCGTGTGGCCGTGATGTACCAGGGCAAGGTCGTCGAGCAGGCGGACGTCCGGTCGCTGTTCGAGGACCCGCAGGCCGAGTACACGCGGTCCTTGCTCGAGGCCGTGCCGCGCGTGGGCGGCGGGGTGGTCAACGCCGCCGCGCGGGTCCAGGCGCGCGCCGACGGCTGGGCCGAGGGTGCGCCCGTGGTCGTGGCTCAGGGACTGCGGATCGAGTACCCGGGCCGCTTCCGCAAGCCCGCGTTCGTCGCCGTCGACGGCGTGGACCTGTCGATCCGGCCGGGCGAGGTGCTGGGGCTCGTGGGGGAGTCGGGCTCGGGCAAGACGACCATCGGCCGGGCCATCGGCGGGCTCACGCCCGTGACGGGCGGGTCGCTGTCGGTGCTGGGCGTCGAGATGCGAGGAGCGCGTGAGCGCGACGTGCGGCCCGTGCGGCCGCGCATCGGGTTCGTCTTCCAGGACCCCGCGTCGAGCTTCAACCCGCTGCTCACGATCGCCGAGTGCGTGGCCGAGCCGCTCGTGGTGCACGGGCGGGCCGCCGACGCGGGCGACGCGCGCGGACGGGTCGACGAGCTGCTCGAGTCGGTCCAGCTCCCGCGCTCGTACGGCGACCGGTACCCGCACGAGCTGAGCGGCGGGCAGCGCCAGCGCGCGAGCCTGGCCCGGGCGCTCGCGCTCGACCCCGAGCTCCTGGTCGCGGACGAGCCCACGTCGGCGCTCGACGTGTCCGTCCAGGCGCGCGTGCTCGACCTGTTCGCCGAGCTCCAGCGCGACCTCGGGTTCGCGTGCCTGTTCATCAGCCACGACCTCGCGGTCGTGGACCTGCTCGCCGACCGGATCGCGGTGCTCTACCGGGGCCTGCTCGTCGAGGAGGGCACGTCGGCCGAGGTGCTGGGCGCGCCGCAGCACGTGTACACCAAGCAGCTCCTGGCGTCGCTGCCCGTGCCGGACCCGGTGCTCCAGGCCGTGCGCCGGGAGGAGCTCCGGGCGCTGCGCGCCTGACGGTCGGGCCCAGCCCGGTCGCTGAGTGCGGAGTAGTTGCTGCCGAACGGCGGTTCTGACGACAACTGCTCCGCACTCAGCGACGCCTGGGTGGCCGGGGAGCGGCGGCTAGCCGACGCCCAGCGCCTCGAGCCACTCGCGCGGCAGCAGCGCGTAGCCCACGAACGCGACCACGTCGAGGATCGTGTGGGCGATCACGAGCGGCACGACCCGGTGCCGCCCCCACCTGCTCGTGTAGAACCACGAGAACACGACACCCATGACCACGTTCCCGATGAACGGGCCGATGCCCTGGTACAGGTGGTAGGAGCCGCGCAGGAGCGAGCTCCACACGACGAACTTCACGCGCCCCCAGCCCAGGTCCTTGGTGCGCTCGAACAGGTACGCGACCGCGATCACCTCTTCGAGCAGGCCGTTCTGGAGCGCCGCGAGGATCAGGATCGGGACGGTCCACCAGTAGTCGGCGAGGTTGGCGGGGTTGACCTCGACCGTGATCCCCAGGGCGCGCCCGGCGACGTACAGCCCCAGGCCCGGGATGCCGATGACCGCGGCGAGCGCGAACCCCCACCCGGTGTCGCGCCACGGGCGGCTGCCGTCGAGCCCGATGGCCCGCGTGACCGACCGGCCGCGCGCCGAGAGCAGGTAGAGCGCGAGCGCGACCGGGATGAGCGCGAAGCCGATGCTGAGGATCTGGTACGTCAGGTCGAGGTACGGGCGGGGCGACTGGGAGTTGTTGAGGCTCGTGCTCTGCTCGGCGAGCGGGGTGCCCTCGGTCAGGCGCGCGACGATGTTGACGATCGCGTACACGCCCGACCGGCCGAGGCTCAGGCCCAGCAGGATCCAGATCTCGGCCCCGATGCGGCGGCGCGTCTCGGGGCGGTCTGCCGTGGTCGGGGCCCAGCGGGAGCGCTTCCCGCCCGTGGTCTCGTCGGCCGTGGCCACGACGACTCCTGCCGCTCCCGGCTCTCGGGATGTGCCGGACGGCACGTCGGGCGCGGCGGCTGCGCCGGAGGGAGTGCCGGGAGGAGTGCCGGGAGGAGTGGTCACCTGGCCGTTATAGCACCCGCCGCGGGGGAGCGCTGCGCGGTCTTCACACAATCCTCGTCGGTTGGTCAACAGGCGTCCGGGGGGCGTGCAGAAGGGCTTCCTACCCTGGAAGGACCGTGACTTCGCACAGACCCCCCTCCATCAGCCCGACCGCCCGAGACGCCCCTGCACCGGGCGCCGCCGACGACGACCTCGACGAGAAGCCGCCAGGCCTCTCGGTCACGCAGGTCGTCGCGAGCGCGCTCGCTGCCGTGAGCTCGACGGTCCTGCTGTCGTACCTGGGTGTGGCCGGGACGATCATCGGTGCGGGCGTGGCGTCGGTCCTGACGGTCGTCGGGAACAACCTCTACACGCGCTCGATCCTCAAGACGCGTCGCCAGATGAAGGCCGCGATGAAGGCGGGCGTGGCGCTGCCCGTGGGCAAGGGTGGCCGCAAGGTCCTGCTGCCGACGCTCGCGGGGTCGCACTCGGTGAGCGACGACGGCTCCGGGGACACCAGGGTGCTGCCCGCGGTCGGCACGGACGGGCAGGCTGCCGACACCGCGGTCCTCTCGGCCGACGACGTGGGCGGCACGCGCCTCGACGACCTGCGCACCGCGGCCACGGACGGGCCCGACGACGGCGCGGACGGCCCGCAGGACGGCGTTACCTCGGGCGACGGCACGGACGGCGACGACACGGACGGCGACGACGCGACGTCCCGCCGGCCGAGCCGCAGGACGCTGATCCTCTCGGCCGTCGGTGTCTTCCTGGTGCTGATCGTGGGCGTGACGCTCGTCGAGGTCGTCGCCGGGCGCCCGCTGAGCGAGATCCTGCGCGGCGAGGAGGGCTCGGGCACGTCGATCAGCCACGTCGTCTCGCGCGAGCCCTCGACGACGGGGGACACGGGAGACACGACCGGCGGCACGACGGACACCTCGACCGACGCGCCGAGCTCGGGCACCACGCCCAGCCCGGCCCCGAGCGAGGTCCCGACCCCGGCGCCGACCGACCCGCCGACCACGGTCCCGGACCCCGAGCCGACCACGCCGGTCACGCCCGACCCGAACCCGACTCCGGGTACGGGCGGGGGCGCAGGAGGTTCGGGTGCCGGCTCGGGCACCGACCTCGAGCAGCAGCCCGGCACGGGAACCGGAAGCGGGTCCGGGAGCGGTTCTGGTGCCGAGAGCGTCCCGGGGACCGGGGCCTCGGGCTCCGCGACGTCCTGACGGCTCTCCGCCGCCGAGAAGTGAGTAGATGCCCCTGATCCACGCGGATCAGGGGCATCTACTCACTTCTCGGCATCAAACCTCTTGCGCGCACCCCGCTCCTCCTGGCAGGCTACAAAGTAGTTTGCAGTACAAACCACGACCGTCGTGGTGGAGAACGGAGTTGCCGTGCCGGACCAGATGCCCGACCAGTCGCCCGACCGGCCCGCCGGACCCGCCGAGGGGACCGACGACGACCAGCCGCTCGACCCCGCCGCGAGCCTGCGCCTCATCGCGGCCCAGCAGGAGAAGGCCAAGGACGTCGAGCCCGACGGCCGCGTCCTCTACGGCGTCTGGGGGCTGGCGTGGCTGCTGGGCTACACGACGCTCTACGTGAGCTCGCTGCGCTCGGCCCCCCCTCCCGCCACGGCGACCCTGGAGACCGGGGCGAGCGGCGCCGTCGGGCAGCCCGAGCCCTGGGCCCTCCTCGCCTTCACCTTCCTCATCGTGGGCGCCGTGGCGATCACGATCGTGCACATCATGACCCGCGTGAGCGGGGTGCGCGGCGCGAGTGCCCGCTCGGGCGCGCTCTACGGCTGGGCCTGGTTCATCTCCTTCGCGGCAATGAGCATGGTCCTGGGCGGGCTCGCCCGGGCGGGCGCGAACCCCGAGGTCATGTCCCTCGCGAGCAACTCCTTGTCGTGCCTGGTCGTCGGGATCATGTACCTCGCGGGCGGTGCCATGTGGCAGGAGACCCGCCTGTACGTCCTGGGCGTGTGGATCCTGCTCGTCGCCGGGGCCGCGACGATCGTCGGCCTGCCCGGGCTCTACCTCGTCATGGCCGCCGCCGGAGGAGGCGGGTTCCTGCTCATGACCCTCGTCGAGCAGGTCCTGCGCGTCCGCACCCGGCGCCGGGTCGCGGGAGGTACCCGTGCCTGACGTCGAGCTCGACCCGGTCATCCACGCCCAGGCGCGACTGCGCGTCGTCGCGACCCTCTCCGCCCTGGGCGCGGGCGACCAGATCGCGTTCCCCAAGCTCCAGAAGCTCCTCGACATGACCGCGGGCAACCTCTCGACGCACCTGCGCAAGCTCGAGGACGCCGAGTACGTGACCGTGACCAAGACCCACGAGGGCCGCACCCCGGCCACCTACATCAGCCTCACTCCCCGCGGGCGCCGTGCCTTCGAGGTCTACACCGAGTCCCTGACCATGCTCCTGAGAGGAGCCGGATCGTGACCACCCAGCACTCTGCCGCCAGCCCAGGGCGCGCCGCCGCCGCGACACGAGGAGGCCAGGCCGTGCCGCACGGGTCCCTCGTGTCGGCGCAGCACGTGACCCGCCGCTTCGGCGACGTCGTCGCGCTCGACGACGTGACGCTCGAGGTCGGGGCCGGCGAGCTCGTCGGCCTCCTGGGCCCCAACGGCGCCGGGAAGTCGACGCTGCTCTCGCTCGTGAGCGGGCAGCGCAAGCCCGACTCCGGTGTCGTCCGCCTGTTCGGCGGTGACCCGCGCGACGCCCCGTCCCGACAAGGGCTGGGACTCACGCCGCAGGAGACCGGCCTGCCCGCGACGCTCAAGGTGCGCGAGGTCGTCGACTTCGTCGGCAAGCACTACGCGAACCCCGTGCCCACGGGGCAGCTGCTCGAGCAGTTCGGGCTGTCCGACCTCGCCGGGCGCCAGACCGGGGCCATGTCCGGCGGCCAGAAGCGACGCCTCGCGGTCGCGCTCTCGCTCGTGGGTCGACCGCGCGTCGTGCTGCTCGACGAGCCCACGACCGGGCTCGACGTGAGCGCACGCCAGGCGCTGTGGGCCGCGATCCGCGAGTACCACGCGAACGGCGGCACCGTGCTGCTCACGAGCCACTACCTCGAGGAGGTGCAGGCGCTCGCGCAGCGCGTCGTCGTGATCGACCGGGGGGTGGTCAAGGCCGACGACACGCTCGACGCGATCCTGCGTCGCGTCGGGCTGCGCCGCGTGGTCGTGCGCAGCGCGGCCGACCTGGGGGCCGACCTGCCGGGCGTGGTGCGGTCGGAGCGGACCGCCGACACCGGGAGCGCGGGCGACACGGGCGCGGCCCGGGCCGGGGCGTCCGGCACCTGGCGCTACGAGCTGTACACGGCCGACGCCGACGAGCTGGTCCGCACGCTCGTGACCTCGGGCCTGCCGTTCCACGGGCTGGAGATCCGGGGCGCGAGCCTGGAAGAGGCGTTCGAGCAGATGGTCTCGCACGCCACGACCACCGACCACGGCGAGGCCGGGACCCCGACGGGCGCGACGCCGTCGGGCATCCCGGACCACCAGACCTCCGAGGAGGAGAGCGCGCGATGAGCACCGACGCAGTGACCACGACCCCTGGCGTGAGCGGGCGCCCGCCCGGCGCCGCGACCCTCACCTGGATCCACCTCAAGTACCAGTTCCTCGAGACCGTGCGCGTGCCCATCGCGGTCCTCGGGAACCTGCTGTTCCCCGCGCTCGCGATGTTCTTCTTCGTCGTGCCGCAGGAGGGGGTCGCGGGCGACCCCGTCGCGGCGACCACGGCCGTCGCGTCGCTCGGGCTGTTCGCGATCTGCTCCGCGAGCCTGTTCACGTACGGGCTGGGCGTCGCGGAGGACAGGGCGCTGCCGTTCGACCCGTTCCTGCGCTCGCTGCCCGCGGGCCCCGCGCCGCGCATGATCGCGCGCATCCTCAACGGCGGGATCTTCTCGCTGTTCGGGCTCGTGCCGCTCATCCTCATCGGGTGGCTGCTGACCGCGGCCTCCGTGACGGGGCCACAGCTCCTCGCGGGGGTGGGGACCGTGCTGCTCGTGTCGGTGCCGTTCGTGCTGCTGGGCATCGCGATCGGGTACTCGCTCTCGGCCAAGGCCGCGCTGCCCGTGGTGCAGGTCATCCTGTTCCCGCTCGC
This region of Oerskovia jenensis genomic DNA includes:
- a CDS encoding lysylphosphatidylglycerol synthase transmembrane domain-containing protein; translated protein: MSARAHDPAGPPATAGPRPQVHEVGSRANPEPPAPDPRSFRAFLTTPRPVGDGTDPTVMIVDTPESRVRHPSDLVGIVLCALGIALVMFMSVYAHGTTAGVAEDVQGFSDLLARILFIPVAVLEGLVTLAIPTAVLIELGIRKLGRQVVESIAAAALGMVLGIALTYSVMMFGSDDLIQGLSVRIRGEWQLSIPGYVAAISGLLTAAGPRTRRRTVAWSWNLLFIALGVVLITAQVSLPGAIITLLLGRIAGNTVRWVSGVRSERAYGPHLVDGVRRAGYSPTALVRVRDVSQPAELAEAAEDPITEVNSDGEITAEVHVGVVRIAGSDEDSALTADARLTGDHLSGALGQGISEPAEAPSDPAAIALARSGDNRVYAMFTEDGVRRDVVVLDGDRQVVGFLTRLWRSLRLRGIEGRAAISLKAVAERTALLAYAARAAGVRTPRLLGVAESDDSMILVQEHAVGAVSLRDLPDDEVTDAVLTEAWHQIQLAHDAGLSHRALTSDVMLVSRGEPGGAATHPAGSSTATTSVDLRPDDETGPDDSEVKVWLTGWEQGDIASSELSRRMDLTQMVALLALRVGAERAVASAVSVLPGEDIAAIGPLLQSIALPVSTREEMRANKELFKDLRAALVERLPETDVEPQRITRFGARTIITLTLTIVAVTVVVTTMNFQQIADAVSTANPWWAVISFALGVLTWFGAALTFVAFSPVKLPMLRATLTQMAGSFVALAAPAGIGPAALNLRMLTKRGVSTPMAVATVALVQVSQFVVTILLLVVLSMTARSGGLIKLPSTTVLLAITGVALAIIATLLVPAVRRWVLAKIRPTVQQVWPRLSEMLSQPGRLALGFGGNIVMTLGYVLAFDAALAAFGQELALVDVAVIYLVGNAAGAAVPTPGGLGTIEIALTAGLTAAGIPPAIATSATILFRVATYWARIPIGWGAMRFLQRKGDL
- a CDS encoding HdeD family acid-resistance protein; this translates as MDVRAQGLGARRERWWLMVRSRRRERAAVGVAEPPHAFKNVWWLPVVRGVLLVVLGLLLMIQPLEALETLRWVFGIFLVADAVLVAAQGLAHRKQVGWRWWLAQAVVDVLFGVAISFWPDLSATALYYVLVVWVLVLGVVAVVGAAGLVRNRDLGWPWMLTSGIVSALFGLLLVTRPVDAGDVLSLTVVVFGLYAFVAGAIHVVSGFGVRSVARELADLRAQAVAAGVVVTGGSVLGAGPSAPVVAEATAAPAPVPGEVQPSGPTAELAPGREVPGEVAGPGDGLVIEDGAAVSGGPVAGAGTGAGTEAGTERAVDARADDPVSADGPEPADDPDGVTWPREPGSGAGQGTPPR
- a CDS encoding ABC transporter substrate-binding protein encodes the protein MTTVSRKRLLAATAGIAVVTLTLTACGSGGNDDDGGGGASAGGALTIGTTDKVTTLDPAGSYDNGSFAVMNQVFPFLLNTPYGSPDVEPDIAESAEFTGPTEYTVKLKPGLKFANGNDLTSSDVKFTFDRQVAINDENGPASLLYNLASVAAPDDTTVVFTLTSPDDQVFPQILSSPAGPIVDEDVFAADALTPDADIVAGKAFAGQYSIAKYDFNNLISYEANPDYQGVLGKAATATVNTKYYADASNLKLDIQEGNIDVAFRSLSATDIDDLRGNDKVKVVDGPGGEIRYITFNFDSQPYGATADGADPAKALAVRQAVADLIDREAIASQVYKGTYTPLYSYVPAGLTGAVEPLKELYGDGQGGPDADKAKAALEAAGVTVPVVLDLQYSNDHYGPSSGEEYALIKDQLEESGLFTVNLQTTEWVQYAKDRTADVYPAYQLGWFPDYSDADNYLTPFFLQENFLANHYDDQEVNDLILQQAATPDPAARTALIEDIQNKVAEDLSTVPYLQGAQVAVVGTGVEGTEKTLDASFKFRYGALSKG